The window acaacaacaacaatgacttCCAAGCTTAATTTCTTCAAAGAAACATTATTAAATCAACATATAAACACTCAATTTCAACcaccaaacaatcaattatcactACAACATTTTTTGGCTATTGCAACATATATTCAAGacaatacttaaaaaaaattgccTAATATATATATAGGCAACATTTTATACTAGTAGCAATAAAATAAgattataacaaaaaattttaatcaacATACTATAAGTGATGCTATTGATAAATTAAAAGACACTTATCAAATGTTGTTCTATCAAATATACAAAAACAaccattataaaaataatatattattctttttaagagttgccttaaaatttattttaaacttcACTTATCAAGTGTTgcctaaaatttttaatatttcttaaaagaaaaaatccAAACGGCATGGCTAATTATTTTGCAGAGAAataaaaagagggagaagaagaaagaagagtctTCTCGTTCTTCAATCCCTAACCCTAACAAAACCCCAACCTTAACAAAATCCCTAACTCCAATTCATTCCAAATCTTTCGTTCCTCTCTGGTTCTTCAATCCATTCGATGATGATGCGCGTTCCTTTATTGAGATTTGATCTCAATCTCTGCTCGCGAATGAACTTCGATCGTTGAGCTTCGATCTTCTCTGCTCGCGAATCAGCTTCGATCCTctgctcctcttcttgttgagcTTCGATTCTCTGCTCGTTGAGCTTCGATTCTCTGCTCGTTGAGCTTCGATCCTTTCTGCTCGCATTTATCATCACCGGTCACTGTTCGATTATCATTGCTCGCATTTTTTGTGAGATTCTTATTTTTGGCGTTCTTCTGTAGGTACTACACCTGATGATTCTACCGTTCTTTTTCTGTTCTATTTTATCAcctttgtattttgaatcctaATTTTGGCTTAAACTTGTTGTTGTGCACATTAATTTTAAACTTGTTCTGCTCTActatcactgctccaaaagctgGTTGGTGCACGAATCCTCACACtccgtacaactgaaccagcaagtgcactgggtcatccaagtaatacctgagtgagtcagggtataaaataaagaaaaaaaaaaggggataaaatactttgtgaattCGAATGTAACCAGTGATaagaagatagttaaggcttagagatgctttgtccttctggattaactctggtattactgtcttcttcaattgtgaatgatttcttctatggcaggctgtatgtgattgacgctggtttgagcagccgccaatactcctccatatctgaaccccagggttagtgcggatccattctgattgagggtgaagtcCTATAGTCCATTCCccttcatgatcctactcaaaatgccacagataaggtcggatcttccgaatcagagaatgctgcgcctttgggttctaacctctaccacagagaccctaatctccccgtacttcggctgaactgatgtttcgagaagtccccaacgaagtcgtggattagccgtctaagagatgtataatcaagctggtggttcatcattgtccgatgaaagactcactctgaacccatgtagaatgtgataaccttataccagttcaatgcattcatattgatgaagaacgaagatatatCTTAGAATTggatcaaacacgaattgaagagaaacaataatacttttattaatccataaaactcagcaaagctcctcacctcaacctaggaggtttagaaactcatactaatagaaaatacaatgtgaaaACTGAAATATGGCAGATCCCCCCCTTAGAATATTTGAAAAAGgtctttaaatactaaattaatgactaagaattacataagaagggtaaaacagtattttagtgctaaaatccacttccggggctcacttggtgagtctttgggttgagcttgattgagatccacgtgctaggaggcctctagggcgttgaacggtggctagggggtcctctttgggcgtttggatgctggtctcctcctttgggcACTGGACGCCTGGACTGGagtaggaggctggcgttggacgccagttttggaccttcaaTTCTGAAAAAAAGTATGgtctattatacattgctggaaagctctggaagttagatttccatagccattgagaacgctccatttgaaattctgtagctctagaaaagctcttttgagtgcatggaggtcagatccggacagcatctgcagtgctttctctgtctctgaatcagacttttattccaactcctcaatttcagccagaaaatacctgaaattacataaaaatacacaaacttaaagtagaatccaaaaatgtgaaatttgcactaaaacctatgaaaacttaatagaatttaaacaaaacatcctaaaaactatatgaaaatgatgccaaaaagcgtataaaatatccgctcatcactggtcAAATCACGAACCTAACAGAAACTCTGCAATAGCCGGCAGCAGAGGCTGTAAATCGCTTTCGTCACCGTCGTCATTGTATAGCTCGAAGGCAGCACCTGCTTCACAATCAGCGTCATCGCTAAGGACACAGAGAACAATCAAATGGCATGGTTGAAAGGGGAGCAGTTTCCTGTGGCATTGCGGCGGTGACGGCAGAAACCTTGGCGACTGGAATGGGAGACGTTGGATAAGGGGCTGAAAAAGTGGTCCTGAGACGGCAAAAATTGTGTTCCTCTCTTTTCGCATTCATCTATACCTGGTTTTCATCATAAAATAAACTGCATGTCCTAACAGATCTCTTTTCTCCATTCTAATAAGATGCTTACTATGTTAGTTTGGAATTAACTGGTAACCGAAAATTTATAACATTAGCTGGTTTTTGAACCTTTCATAGTGCGGTAATCATGTCTTTTATTGATTAGTATACTTCGGTTTGGGTTGTACCTTGTAAAATATGTGGAAATGGTGAATATGATAACCAAAATGGTTATGTAATCATTCCTTGGCTACAGGCATAAAGCTGTTTGATAAAGATGATATCCAACAACTAGTTTTGCATTTAACATCCTGTGGCATTTTGTTGGAGTTCTGCATTATTGCTTGATGTTTGTACTCTCAGAACAAGGTCACGACACTAGTATATTTAAGGACAGATACTATTTTCCTTGGTGACTTTCACCTTGAATTTGTGTATAAATGCCATGTGTTCATTCAAATTAACTGGCTCCATGGATGCTACATAGTTTTCCTTTTTGTTCCTCCTTCTAGTATTTAgcataaatattttattgtatttctcTAAGCTGTATCTTCAATAATGATCtgcattttatgattttttcaattcaaataacaattctaaaattaaattattaatttagtttggtGCTTATTTGTTGTATGTTGTACATCACATAATGCAAAAGGGAAGGATTCTTGCAAAGAATCAAGGAAGTAGACGGTGAAGGATGCAACATATATGGCTTCTTGGAAGTAAATAAGGTGGCAGGTAATTTTCAATTTGCTCCGGGCAAAAGCTTTTAGCAATCTGGTGTACATGTACATGATCTGCTATCTTTTCAAAAGGACTCGTTTAATGTAAGAGCTGATCTGTTTACTTTGCATACTTCTTGGTGAACTAATTGCAATTTTTACTATGCATGATCtggaaatataattttttttgtcaatcaTGAGACTTCATATTTCAAGAGACTAAATAATCTACATGTGATACAGTTAAGTCACCACATCAACAGATTAGCTTTTGGTGATTATTTTCCTGGTATGGTGAATCCTCTTGATCGGTGAGCTTCTTTTGTTCTGAAAACCTCAATTATATAAGGTAGATAAGGTAGATCTTTAATAGAGATAATGTTTGACTATTAAGGGAGATGATGTTTTGGGAATGTATAAAACAGAGTACATCTTTTAAGTACCATGAATTTCTTTAGTTCTTTTGGGGATTTATTGTTAGTGGTGCAATTTTTTGGCAGCTAATTGTTGGTGGTTCACTTTGTTAGAGTTGTTATTTGATTGACTCCTTTATGCTAGTTCTTTGAGGATAGAGATTATTTTTTGAGGTGCTTTATTTGAGTTTTGTTGTAAATTATGTTGGTTGAGAATAGTCTATAATTCATGATTTAGATATGCACTTATGATCTTTTGGTATCAATAATtttccattttctcttttttgttttagCTAGAAATAATTAAACTTGAACTTgcattgtatgcatgcatgtaatcttgtaataattattttataataatttggtTTGTTCATAATGATTTGATCTCTAAATAGAAGGAGTGATGACTGGAGCTAAGGCAGCTAATATTACTGGCATTGCCACTGCCATTCCAACAGTAAGTATTAATTAGTATTACCATTACTCGTTCAAATAACAATCAATTAACATTTAATGTGTACTGACTATAATAATATTGATGTGAATACATTTGAATTAATTGCAGCTAACGAGTAAAGGATGCTGCCATGGGACAAAGGAAACCTGAATTACACAGCTCAAGTTCGCATAATCTCAACGCACGGTGGGTGGAGCAACATACCTCAAAGTAGCTGATACAAGACCATTTTGGTAAATGCTAGAAACAATTCCTTCAACCAACAACCCCTCGAATAATCCTTGAGCTTTACTATCTagcaaattaaaatttatatgtatGTATTCAAGTAGAATAATCCTTGAACTTTAATTAGCTTGACATATGTGAATTAGAAATTGTTATAATATAATAatgtatttgaaattttttaatttgataatatcTATTCAACTAGAATAAGTTGAGGTTTTGTCTCTATTATCATGTGTTTAATTTTATTGTACCCTAATTATAATGGAATGTTTAAATTATTAGGTAGTGTATTATCTCAATAAAAAAGCAATGGTTTTAAAATGATTTGTATGGTAATAATAGAAGAGGCAAGGCCTCTAAATTGATGCCATAGTAGGAAAAGAAATGACAACGCGTATAAAATGTCATAGTCACTTGAATATGCAACTCTTCCAAGGGTTGCTATATAAATGAATAGACAACGCTTTTCACTAGTTATAAAATTAGTAGAAAAGAGAGTCTCTAATAAGCGTTGCATTAGACTTTAAGCgttgtttttgttttaaaataggcAACGCTTTTGAAGAGTTGCTTCTAAGAGCGTTGCTTTTGAAGCAAACAAACGTTGTCTTTGACCTAATGCAACGGCCGTATCTGCAAGGGCCTGGAAAACGTTGGTTTAGGTCCAAAACTGCTGCCATAAATTAAAGACAACTCTTTTTCAATCTTTAGGCAACATTTTCTAAATGTTGTTTCAAATGAAAAATGTTGTAGTGTATCAATTAAATTTCAAGAAcacaattaattcttaattaatttaTCAAACTCTACCTCTATACAATAATTACAACAACTGAAGCTCTAGGAAAAGTTTCTGACCGAATAATTGAAAATAAACGTTAAAAATCGGCTACTCAACCTTCTCCTCACTTTGGCCGAATAATGCAAGCTTGGGAAAAAAACTCTATTGTCGATTTCTCCTGAACAAAAGTGACGTCAACGTGAAAAGGAGTTATTAAAGTTATGGAGCTCAAGAAATCGAGGTTGAAAGTTCTTGAAAGGATCacggttctctcctctctctcagcttccccttttttttttcttcaaaatgaATTCAGCCATACAATTTGATAATGATTAATGGTGTTAATGATGATTAGGCGGCAAGGGTGGGGGTTGGGTGTCAAGCATTAGGCCTGCTGAGTGAGTGAGttaagttataaatatcttagaCGAATAATTATAAAAGTTGAATATATTAAatcacaagtaataatatatatagagatgaatatatataaattattaatataaatgacattattaGTAACATAATGATTATAAGAATAGAAGATATTTGATGAAGCATTAACAAAGTTAAGTTCATCGAAAAATACTGATATTTATTCATATCAACAAATTTTgaactcgataataatattattaaacaaatttttattttaattcaaacggataaaaataaaatatcaatataataataataataataattattattattattattgttattatatcttttataataaaaattatataaaaattttaattaatttaaattttagttatcaaccaatcaatttaattatttttaataaataaattctaaaaataaaataaaaaaatcaaacttaataaaataaagggtaaaaaacaaaaataagccaAGGAAGAAATAATTTACGTGAATAAGCCAAAACAAAAATTGcttcatgaatccaccaatgcaCGTTTATATGTAGTTTGAACTAGCTTGGTTCGaactccatttctacataattcgaaccagcttggttcgaattatacacaaacacacgcacacactaattcaaaccaacttggttcgaattacacacaataattcatggtataattcgaattatgctgttaaaaaattaataatttattaaaaaaaatttattaaaaaatttattaaaaaaattaataatttaaaaattaaaaaaatatatattttattttatacgttaaaaaaaaactaacaaaatatttaattacgagacttttttaaaatattaatgagctatcaattcgaattccatataatacttttctgtccatttttaatagttcatgaatattttttaataaatttttttaaattatactacaaaaaatattttatcctatgcaaaataattttaaaaaaaatggcttaaaaaatgttaggagtactataaaaatttgtaatgttataataacttaggtaaatacatgcatgtactcaaattttaaataaaatactctacatagtcaataataatttagaaataaaagaaaatattttattccatacaaaataattaaaaaatatattttattctatacaaaataattttaaaaaatggcttaaaagatgttttgagtactataaaagtttgtaatattctagtgatttaggtaaatacatggtaaaaatattttttctttaatttctaaattattagtgactatgtgtagtatttctttaatgtcttaAGTCATTaggatattaaaaatttttatagtaacatcttttaagccattttttaaattattttgcatagaataaaatatttttttatggtataatttaaataaatttattaaaaaatattcatgataattttttaataaaattatttaaattatatggtgaaatattacatgattcgaattacgcatAGGGAAGTTCGAATTACTCTGattcaaattatatggtgagcaattcgaattctatacaatactcttctgcccattcttgattgctcatgaatattttttaataaatttatttaaattataccacaaaaaaatattttattctatgcaaaataatttaaaaaatggcttaaaagatgttagaagtactataaaaatttgtaatgtcctaatgacttaggacattaaagaaatactccacataatcactaataatttagaaattaaagaaaaaatatttttatcatgtatttacctaaatcactagaatattataaacttttatagtactcataacatcttttaagccattttttaaaattattttgtatagaataaaatatattttttaattattttgtatggaataaaatattttctttcatttctaaattattattgactatgtagaatattttatttaaaatttgagtacatgcatgtatttacctaagttattataacattacaaattttgatagtactcctaatattttttaagccattttttttaaattattttgcataggataaaatattttttgtagtataatttaaaaaaatttattaaaaaatattcatgaactattaaaaatggacagaaaagtattgtatggaattcgaattgatagctcattaatattttaaagaagtcttgtaattaaatattttgttagctttttttaacgtatgaaataaaaatatatatttttttaatttttaaattaataaattttttaataaattttttaataaattttttttaataaattattaattttttaacagcataattcgaattatactatgaattactgtgtgtaattcgaaccaagctgttCGAATtacgtgtgtgcgtgtgtttgtgtgtaattcgaaccaagctggttcgaattatgtgtgtgcatgtgtttgtgtataattcgaatcaagctggttcgaattatgtagaaatagagttcgaaccaagttggttcgaactacatataaatgtGCGTTGGTAGATTCATGAAGCAGTTTTCGTTTTGGCTTATTCACGTAAATTATTTTCTCCCTTggcttatttctgttttttaccctaaaataaatgataacttatttatatttaaattttaaaaaatacggaTCGTTAGAGTCGTGAAGTCTATtctttgataataattttttgtcAACAGGATCGTTCTAgtgtgttttatatttttatgcaagactttctttttcttttaattaaataatgccATGTGTATTTCATGTGTTTGAAATCAGGTGTTACATAATTAGACTAGAAAACTACAGCACCCCAAAATATGCTAATCGTGATAGAGGTACTTACACTCCTAGCCATTTTGAATTGTTACAAACACTGAACCAACTCAGCATACTTGCAACATCAGCTGAATTATATCATATGTGCAAAATTTATTAGTTATAGAAGTGCCTGAGTTCATGCATCATGGTTTTTACCCTGCCTCGGAGCATTATATTATAGCAACTACTCAAAAGAAGAtggcaaaaatatcttttcataaagatgttttatttaaaagtatgatttatttatttagccacGTTTTAAACAAAGACACACTTTTATATCATATTAAAATTTAACCATATAATCCaacatccaaaaaaaaaaaaaagattttcacATGAAGATAATTATAAAGTTTTCATTGTAGTATCTACCTTATATTATTAGGCTTTGTTAAGTTTCAAGTATATAGAATTGAGGCAGAGGGCCGAGACTCGCTAGAAGAAGGATTTTGGTTGCCTAAATCAGCATTATTAGGAGCCTGCAGCTGCTCCAGTAATGTAACAACTTCATCTATCTTTGGCCTGAAACGGGGTGATGATGATATGCATCGCAAGGTGAGTGTGGCTAGTTCATAGGCTTCCTCAACTGAATACTGCCCTTCAAGATGCGTGTCCAAAACTTTTAAGACCTTGCATTTGTTAGCCAGGTATGGTCTAACCCACTCCATCAGATTGAGTTGCCCAGTTGGTCGATTCCTATCGATCAGCCTCTCGCCGGTAAACATTTCAAGTAGGACTACTCCGAAATTGTAGACAGTAGCCTTAGCAGTAGAATGGCCTGCACTAACATTGTGTTTAGCCAACTAACCAAAAAgatattaatcatgaattaatatCATAGTAATATTACAtgactaaaaaatattattattttagatcaATATTTGGCTTTTAATAGTTTGCACCCACATTTACAAGAGTTTACACACATAAAACACATAATTTACACCTATATTAGAGTTTAAACATAGCTTGCACCCACATTTATTAGAATTTACCCacattagtaaaatttatttgttaaagacaATTTCATTGTTGTGTTGACCAAATGATAACCAAAATTATTGAAAACTGCTGGTCTCCAAGATTTTCTGTTAATATAAATTGGGATCAAAAGTTGTTCAGCAACTTGAAACCAACCGTACCAGTTAAAAAAATTTCGGGAGCTATATATCTACCAGAGATGAACTCCGTGGCAAAGGCATGACCTATGTTGCTTATCTGTCCATGCTTTGGCAACCCAAAGACCGAAAGTTTTGCATTGTAATTCTGTAACCAAATCAAGAAATATATTCAGTTATGATGTCCAAATAATTACCCCTGCTTTTAACAAATTACCAAAACACTGTGTCATGAATCTGTCATATACTGCAAGCACATACTGAGTCAAGTAAGACATTGGTAGTGTTAAAATGAACACACATCAATTTTGTTTCTGCACTGTGAAGGAATGCAAGCCCTTTGGCTACATGAAGAGCAACCTTTAAACGGAGACTCCATGATAGAGGTTGTAAGAGTGAGTGTCCTGCTACAATAGTATATCCAAATGTTAAAACTAGTCCTAAGTTGAACTTTTAAGAGTATGTGCAATGATGGGGCAGAAAATACTCACTCCTGCTGAACAAATGATTGTCCAAACTACCGCGAGGCATAAACTCATAGACGAGAAGGCGGTGTTTATTTTCAAGGCAATATCCAATCAACCTCACTAGATGAGGATGAGAAAATTGTCCATGATAGTTTACTTCGGcctgaaaatgaaaaataaactaacataagcaaggctgcgtttgtttacagaaCACTGAAACATGGACacagaaacacaaaatataaaattactaatttttgtgtctctatcttatcatattttcaaaaccaaatgcaGTCCAAGGGACATAAACTCACCAACCACTCCGTGTGATCCGGTAAGCCACTTTGTTTAAGTCTCTTCACCGCAATACCAATGCCAGTGCCAGGTTTGGCAGGCATCAAAGAATTCTCATCAATCCAACCCTTAAAAACAGAACCAAAACCACCTCCTAACAAACTGTTCGGATGGAAATTTCTTGTGGCTTTCTTAAGTTCTGATAAACTAAAGCTCTTTAAATTAGAACAGTGAAagatctctccctctctcttaaCTTTAACTTGGGCGCTCAGACAAACTCCCATTCTAGAAACAACTTCCTCAATTACTGAATCATTGTTCGTGCATAGATTTTGATTGCGGATGGTAGCTCATGACGTTCAGCCAAAAGTCCATCATAAAATTATGATAGATTACCTGCACAATAAACATGCAGAAAAATCTAATCAATTTAAACAATTTTCTACACATAAGACATTTAGTTCAGCATATGCAGCAATAAATTCAACAAATTAGCATAACATCAAGTCATAACACACTATAAAACATAAGATATAGAACTTAAACTAAAAACTCAAAAGAAACACCAAAGTCATTGTCTCATCATGTTCTTAATTCTTAAACCAACAAATGACGAGGTTTATAATTTATAACACGGAACCTatgggaaaagaaaaaaagggctAGCAACACTGGAACAGAAACTGAGTTACGAACCACAGAGAGAGGGAAGAGAACGCAAGAGAGAGGTGGCAATAGAGGAAACTGAATTGGTTAAGAAAATGATGATTGTGGGTTTATGGTGTATTCAAAACAATTCCAAATGATAGACCTACAATGAGACCAAAGTCATTGTATGCTTCAAGATTATGATTCGTGGAATGAGACGGGGAATGTTTTGATggataaatatatatagagagaaacaAAATGGTCTCCAAGTCCCGACTGATTCAATGACGGAAAAGAAGTAGCAGACCCTCCTTGTAGCGTGTCAACTTCGAAACAAATCATCTTCACGTAATTTCCTAAACTAGACAAATTACGGTCTACTTAATTTTCCCTAATCCATAGTCTACTCCCTAAATTGAATAAGAACAAACCACTGGTCTCCTTAATGCTTCCGACTTCCGAGTACACACTACTGTGCAAATAAATAAGACCAATTCTATGGTGCGAATGACTTGGGTCTAAATTTTGTCTAACTTTTTTTtgtagtaaattttaaattttttaaaaattatttatttttatatcttttaaattaaatattgatttttaacTCTTTTTAGTGAATAGGCACCACATTTTAAGTACCATAATATTCACCAATAAATAAAGAGCTAGGAAGCACCGACATTTTGTCGAGTTGCCGTACACGCACTCATCAATACGTCTGACACGCGTGTTGTGTTTAactgtgttttaataaaaaaataaaaatatatttttagatatatttAGACATATTTAAATACCATCATGTATCAATGTGTCTAATATTATTCTTAAtatgtattcttgaaataaatttagaaataatatatattattatttattaaaaaaatattttaaatattttatataattaaaataaaactttaaaaataactaaaaaattaatttatattttaatatcaataaacgggcctgctacacatacaagcaataaggccttacaagtcttacaagccCCAAGCCTACACACATTCCAGACGCGCACTAATTAGATTGAATGGAGCGTAACATTCACGCGCTCCCACTCAAACGGTTACGCTTCGCTTCGAGTAAACCACCCCTTAATGGCAGACTCTTCAACTTCTCAAAGCAATTCAAAGAAAACGTAACCCTTCCATTTTCGagcaaaattcgaaaatcaagatATACAACTCGTCGCTAACCTTCGAAACCTCCATCAACACACCATCAAACTCTCGATCAAGAATCTCCAGAGAAAACAAAGctataata is drawn from Arachis hypogaea cultivar Tifrunner chromosome 12, arahy.Tifrunner.gnm2.J5K5, whole genome shotgun sequence and contains these coding sequences:
- the LOC112727687 gene encoding probable serine/threonine-protein kinase PBL9 isoform X2, which encodes MGVCLSAQVKVKREGEIFHCSNLKSFSLSELKKATRNFHPNSLLGGGFGSVFKGWIDENSLMPAKPGTGIGIAVKRLKQSGLPDHTEWLAEVNYHGQFSHPHLVRLIGYCLENKHRLLVYEFMPRGSLDNHLFSRRHSLLQPLSWSLRLKVALHVAKGLAFLHSAETKLMCVHFNTTNVLLDSNYNAKLSVFGLPKHGQISNIGHAFATEFISGRYIAPEIFLTGHSTAKATVYNFGVVLLEMFTGERLIDRNRPTGQLNLMEWVRPYLANKCKVLKVLDTHLEGQYSVEEAYELATLTLRCISSSPRFRPKIDEVVTLLEQLQAPNNADLGNQNPSSSESRPSASILYT
- the LOC112727687 gene encoding probable serine/threonine-protein kinase PBL9 isoform X1 gives rise to the protein MGVCLSAQVKVKREGEIFHCSNLKSFSLSELKKATRNFHPNSLLGGGFGSVFKGWIDENSLMPAKPGTGIGIAVKRLKQSGLPDHTEWLAEVNYHGQFSHPHLVRLIGYCLENKHRLLVYEFMPRGSLDNHLFSRTGHSLLQPLSWSLRLKVALHVAKGLAFLHSAETKLMCVHFNTTNVLLDSNYNAKLSVFGLPKHGQISNIGHAFATEFISGRYIAPEIFLTGHSTAKATVYNFGVVLLEMFTGERLIDRNRPTGQLNLMEWVRPYLANKCKVLKVLDTHLEGQYSVEEAYELATLTLRCISSSPRFRPKIDEVVTLLEQLQAPNNADLGNQNPSSSESRPSASILYT
- the LOC112727687 gene encoding probable serine/threonine-protein kinase PBL9 isoform X3, translated to MGVCLSAQVKVKREGEIFHCSNLKSFSLSELKKATRNFHPNSLLGGGFGSVFKGWIDENSLMPAKPGTGIGIAVKRLKQSGLPDHTEWLAEVNYHGQFSHPHLVRLIGYCLENKHRLLVYEFMPRGSLDNHLFSRTGHSLLQPLSWSLRLKVALHVAKGLAFLHSAETKLMCVHFNTTNVLLDSNYNAKLSVFGLPKHGQISNIGHAFATEFISGHSTAKATVYNFGVVLLEMFTGERLIDRNRPTGQLNLMEWVRPYLANKCKVLKVLDTHLEGQYSVEEAYELATLTLRCISSSPRFRPKIDEVVTLLEQLQAPNNADLGNQNPSSSESRPSASILYT